CTTCAGGTGGTTGACCGCAACCGTCAGCGACTGCTTGTTGCCGGCGATCAGCCGGAACGACTGCGCGAGCGGCTGGCGGTTCTTGTCGTCGATCGCGAGCGTGGCTGCGCGGCCGACCGGCTCGACCTTGCGGCTGTCGTAGATCATCGCGACCGTGATCGCATCGCCGCCGAGGCGCGACACGCCCGGATCGACGACGCGCCAGTTGTTGCCGAGCTTCGCCGCGAGCTGGCGCACCGCGCTCAGTTCGCCGTAGCCGTTGTTCTGGATTTCCATCAGACCGATCACGTCGGCGTCGATCGCCTTCAGCGCGCTGACGATCTTCGCTTCCTGGCGCTGGAATTCCTGGAAGTTCTTCGCGCCGCGGTTGTTCGGATCGTCGAAGCCGCCGCCGAGACCGTTGCCGTTGAAGTAGTTCAGCACGTTGAACGATGCGACGCGCAGGTTCGATTTCGGATCGCGCGCCGGTGCGTTGGTGCGCGGGTTCGTGCGCGCTTCGAATGCCGGCACGGCCGCGCCCGGCAGCGGCTGCACGCGCCATGCGCCATAACGCACTTCGAGCACGCCTTCGATGTCGCGCACCGTGTAGCCCGCACGCAGCGTGTTCGCGGCCGACAGGCCCGGCGCCGGGTACGGCACCGTGGCGGGGTTCTGCTTGTTCGAGCCGTCGTCGAGAACCAGGCGGTTGCGTGCGTTCGCATCGATCTGCGTCTGTGCTTGCGCGGGCGGCACGACGCTCGTCGGCGTGCGCAGGCGGCCGTTGCTGAGCATCACGCTGCCGTAGCGGCCGAGCTCGTAGTTGTCGGTGACGTTCAGCGTCTGCGGCAGGCGCACGAGCATCCCTTCATACGCGGCGAACGCGTTCGGGCTGTCGACCGGCAGCGTGAGCGTCGCGGGCGTGACGGTCTGGTTGTTCGCGCACACCGCGATCGCGCCCGACTGCGTGAGCTGCGTCTGGCCGTATTTCTCTTCGACCTTGCCGGTCACGTGCACGAGGTCGCCCGCTTTCGCGCGCACTTTCGGCGCGTAGACGAACAGGCCTTCGGACACGCCCGGCTGGTTGCGGCGCTGCGCGTCGGCCTGCTGGACGAAGAAGCCGCCGAAGCCGTCCGTACCGCCGAAATCGGCGGTGACGACGGCTTCGATCGACACGTTCTGGCCGGCGAGCGGCGACGGTGCGCCCGGCCCCTGGATATCGGCGATCGGCGTCGTGCTGCCGCCGCAGTTCGGGCTGACGGGCGCGGCAGTGGCGGCGAAAACCGGCGCGGCGAGCGTCGGGAGCAGCAATAGCGGGGTGATGAGGCGGATTGTCGAGCGCATGTCGGGGAATCCCGGTTGTGAGGGTGGCGAAAGCTTAGCGGCGCTCAATGACAGTTTTTGGTAATCGAAAGACAGGTAGATGTAACTATTTTTATCGTGGTGCGATCGTCATCAACCGCACGTTTGCCCCTGAAAAAGCGGGGAAATCGTCTGATGAAAAACCACCGCGCCCCTTGACGATTACCCCGCGAGCCCTCGCTGCCGCAGCGTCGCGGCGCCGCGCTACACCGTGCCCGGCAACGCGCTCGACACGAGCACGGCCGCGATCATCAGCACGCCGCCGAGCACGACCGCCTCGATCCGCAACACCGTGCCGAACCGTTTCAACGAACCGGCCGGTATCGAGGCGGCCGGATCCTTCAACGCGTCCAGCAACGCTGGCATCCCGAAGAAGCGGTTATGTCCGCCCAGCGCCGCCGCGATCAGCACGAGCGCGAGCTTCAGCAGCAGGATCTGCCCGTACGTCGATGCGAGCAGGTTCGCGGGCGTATCGACGCCGCGCCAGCCGTTGTACGCGCCGGTCGCGAACAGCACGATCAATGCGTAGGTCGACGCATCGGACAGCGACTGCACGAACGATGCGCCGGTCGTGCGTTCGCTCGCGGGCATCGCGGCAAGCCTCGGCATCACGCCGAATGCCGTCACGAACACGAGCCCGACCCACGCGCTGATCGCCAGCAGATGCAGCCAGTCGATCCACACCGGCACGCTGAACAAGCCGGCATCCACCGGATGGCCGCCATTGCTGCGCGCGAGCGCGACGCAGGCGAGCGCGGCCCACATCGCGAACGGCACGCGCGACTCGTTCGCGCGCCTGACGAACGACAGCACCACGACGACGAGCATGAACGCCGCACCGGCCAGCCACGCATGACCGAACCCGGTACCCGCGAGCATCGAGCAGACGGCCGGCCCCGCTTCGAGCAACGACACCTCGCTCATCAGCGCGCAATGCGCCCAGAACGCGGTGACACTCGCGACCAGCGAGACGGCGGACGCGATGCGCAGCGTCGCGACGAGCCGGCGGCCGATCCCGTGCTGCCACGCCGACGCGCCGCGCGCGAGCCAGTGGCTGCCGAGCAGCGCGCCGACGACGACGGCGAACCCGGCGTTCTGGATCGCCACCGACACGAGCCGCAGGAGACCGATGACGCCGTCGTTCACCCCTTCACCCGGAACGTATAGGTGCCCTTCGTGCGATGTGCATCGGCCGTCATCGCCGCCCACTGCACCGTGTATGCGCCGGGCGCGAGCTTCGGCAGCGCGACGGTCATCACGCGCGGGTTAGCCGCATCGACCTTCGCCTTTTCCTGCGTGACCGCGTTGCCGTTCGCATCCGACACCTTCACCGAGCTGAACGCCGGTTCGAGGTCTTCGTTGAAAATGAGCCGCAACGTGTCGGGCGCCGTGTCGACCGTGCTGCCCGTCGCCGGTGCGGCACTTTCCAGCTTGCCGTGCGCGGAGGCCGCGACCGGCGCGGCCGCGACAATCGCACCGGTCGCGACGATCGCGGCCAGCCGCGTGAGGTTCGGGATCTTCATGTTCACGCTCCGCGTCACGGCTTCTTCAGTTCGACGACGGTCAGCGCGCCGTCCACGTCTTCCGCGACGAAGTCGATCTTGTCGCCGGCTTTCACCTGCGACAGCATCGCCGGGTCCTTCACCTTGAACACCATCGTCATCGCGTCCATGCCAAGGTTTTCCAGCGGCCCGTGCTTGATCGTCAGCTTGCCGGCAGTCGTGTCGACCTTGCGGATTTCGCCGTGCGACATGCCCGTTTGCGCCGCGGCTTCCTGCTTCGCACCACCGCTCATGTCCATGCCCGCCATGTCGCCGGCCGCGTACGACGCGCCGGGAAACGCCAGCGCGCACACCATTGCCATCGAAACCAGTCCCTTCTTCATCGTGTCGACTCCCAGTGAATGAAATGAAACCGGCGGCCACCTGAGCGCAGCCGCCGCATGCTGCTGCTCAGCCGTCCGGCAGTTCGCCGGTGTACTCGTACGCGACGGTGCCCTTCGGATGCCTGAACCAGCCCGGATCGCGATAGTCGTTGCGGCCGAGCCCCTGCCGCACCTTGCAGACCGTGAACATGCCGCCCATCTCCAGCGGCCCGAACGGGCCCGTGCCCGTCATCATCGGCAGCGTGTTGTCGGGCAGCGGCATCTCCATGCCGCCCATCGCGCCACCCGTGCTGCCCATCGCCATGTAGTCGGGCACGAGCTTGCCGATGCGCTTCGCGAGATCCTTCTGCGGCACGCCGATCAGG
This window of the Burkholderia lata genome carries:
- a CDS encoding ExeM/NucH family extracellular endonuclease encodes the protein MRSTIRLITPLLLLPTLAAPVFAATAAPVSPNCGGSTTPIADIQGPGAPSPLAGQNVSIEAVVTADFGGTDGFGGFFVQQADAQRRNQPGVSEGLFVYAPKVRAKAGDLVHVTGKVEEKYGQTQLTQSGAIAVCANNQTVTPATLTLPVDSPNAFAAYEGMLVRLPQTLNVTDNYELGRYGSVMLSNGRLRTPTSVVPPAQAQTQIDANARNRLVLDDGSNKQNPATVPYPAPGLSAANTLRAGYTVRDIEGVLEVRYGAWRVQPLPGAAVPAFEARTNPRTNAPARDPKSNLRVASFNVLNYFNGNGLGGGFDDPNNRGAKNFQEFQRQEAKIVSALKAIDADVIGLMEIQNNGYGELSAVRQLAAKLGNNWRVVDPGVSRLGGDAITVAMIYDSRKVEPVGRAATLAIDDKNRQPLAQSFRLIAGNKQSLTVAVNHLKSKNCPDAANDDLDQGDGQGCWNPTRTRAAAKVADWLAGNPTGVAGQGVLLIGDFNSYTYEDPIRTLETRGYRNLVARWIGANAYSYVYNGEAGYLDHALATLPLASHVKAVHEWHINADEPLALQYTLAYKSAEQQKTFYAPDAYRSSDHDPVLIDIALPGGGK
- a CDS encoding CopD family protein, which produces MNDGVIGLLRLVSVAIQNAGFAVVVGALLGSHWLARGASAWQHGIGRRLVATLRIASAVSLVASVTAFWAHCALMSEVSLLEAGPAVCSMLAGTGFGHAWLAGAAFMLVVVVLSFVRRANESRVPFAMWAALACVALARSNGGHPVDAGLFSVPVWIDWLHLLAISAWVGLVFVTAFGVMPRLAAMPASERTTGASFVQSLSDASTYALIVLFATGAYNGWRGVDTPANLLASTYGQILLLKLALVLIAAALGGHNRFFGMPALLDALKDPAASIPAGSLKRFGTVLRIEAVVLGGVLMIAAVLVSSALPGTV
- the copC gene encoding copper homeostasis periplasmic binding protein CopC yields the protein MKIPNLTRLAAIVATGAIVAAAPVAASAHGKLESAAPATGSTVDTAPDTLRLIFNEDLEPAFSSVKVSDANGNAVTQEKAKVDAANPRVMTVALPKLAPGAYTVQWAAMTADAHRTKGTYTFRVKG
- a CDS encoding copper-binding protein, with protein sequence MKKGLVSMAMVCALAFPGASYAAGDMAGMDMSGGAKQEAAAQTGMSHGEIRKVDTTAGKLTIKHGPLENLGMDAMTMVFKVKDPAMLSQVKAGDKIDFVAEDVDGALTVVELKKP